The window AAACAACATCGACGCCATGCAGTCTGATGAACTCAACATCTTTATCAATCACATCTTGTGGAATTCTAAATTGTGGGATGGTGTGTCGAACAGTTCCTCCCGCTTTATCGGTCTTCTCAAAAATTGTCACATTGAATCCTGCTCGAGCTAAAAAATAGGCTGCAGAAAGTCCAGATGGTCCAGCGCCAACTACTGCCACCTTTATTTCATTTCGATTTGATTGGAAGTTTTGAGTAAAATTCTTCAAATAAATCTCGAAAGATTTTTCAGTTGCAAATTTTTTTATATCTCTTATTAAAACTGGTAAATCGTATTCCCATCGTGTACATTTAGTCATACATTGATGATCGCATATGTAACCCGTAATGTGAGGCAGAGGATTTTTCTCTATTATCGTTTCAAATGCTTCAATAAATCTACCCTGAGAAACTAAGTAGGCATACTCAGATACATCTTGCTCGATCGGACAGGTAACTTCGCAAGGTGCAATGTAACAATCAAAAAGCGGAAGACTTTTTTTGATCGAAACTACCGTGGTTTCTTTGAAATCTTTTTTATAAAAGTCATTTTGGAATACTTCATCACACAGCTCTTTTAATTTATCGAGATTGACCTTTGATGAATTTATTTCAAACTGATTTTCATCTGCTTCAAAATCTTCTACAATTTGATGTAATCTAAAGTATCCCCCAGGTTTGAGAAGTTCGGTTGCATAAGTTACAGGATAAATTCCAGTTTGAATAATTTTTTTCGAATTGAAAATGTTAGCTCCTCCAGAATAAGAAATGCTTATTTCACCATTTAATTCTTTTGAAATTTTATATGCTAGATTAATCGTTAATGGGAAAAGAGTTCTTCCGCTCAAATACATTTCTTCACCAGGTAATCTCTTTTTTGTATTAATTACACCAAGTGTGTTAGAAAGTTTGATCCCAAACTCTTTTCCATTTTGTTTCGCGAATTCCTGAAGCCGTTTAATCATTGGAATTGCTTCTTCAAATTTTAAATCATGTTCAAATGACTCATTCTTTAAGAGAATGTAGTCATAACCGAGTCTGTCTAAAATATCCCTGACGAATTCATAACCCAGTAATGTCGGATTTAATTTGACATAAGTATTTAAGCGCTTCTCTTTAATCAAATATTTTGCAATTGATTCAATTTCATTAATCGGACAACCATGCATTGTTGAAAGCGTAACTGAGTTTGAAATCTCTGGAGGAATATTTTGAAGCGTTTCAATTAAATCTTCTCTTGAAAAATTTTTAATCGGTTCAAATTTAGAGTCAGAGATGAAGTTCAAAAGCTCATTAAGATATTTTTCAAAAAGTTCACTTTTTCTTGCATCTTTAATTTTCTCAATAAAATCATCGACCTTTTCGGATTGAATCCCTTTCAAATCGTAGCCAACACTCATATTAAAGACAAAACCCGGATAAGAATTTTCTGAGTGTCTAAATACTTTTTTCAGCAAATGGATCAAAAGCCAGGCTTTCAAATATTCATTAAAAGATTCGTGAAGAGATAATTCCTGTGACCATTCAACATTATAACCTTCATCTTCAACATCAATACATGGTTTTTCAATTTCTAAGTTGTCAAGTATTTGAACTGTCTTAAGCTCAATAAATCTTCCGCCCACTAAATATGACGCAATGATATTCTGAGCAAGTTGAGTGTGAGGTCCTGCGGCAGGACCAAACGGTGTTTCAAGATTTTGGTTGAATATTTGAAATGTCTTAGAATTTTGCTTTTTGAAGAATTTCGATTCTGGAATTCCAAAGATTAAATTTTCTTTTTGAAATTCAGAAAACACCCAGTTGAGTAATTGCTTGAATGAAATTGTTTTCATTACTCGAGCCATAAATCAATTTCTCCGTTGTGAAAAGTAATTTTAAATCTGTGTAAATTTAAGAAAATTTAAATACGGATTAGATTAAAGGATAAAACAAAGTGAATCTATCAAAAGAAATTCTTGCTAAAGCAAATCAATACCGCGATTACACCGCGAGAAATCTTTCAAAACTTGTGCAAACAAAATCACTCAGTACGAAAGAAAAACAGGTTGCCGAACTTATCAAATCAATGATGGAAGAAGCCAGCTTTGATGAAGTCTTTATAGATGGACTCGGAAATGTTATCGGCAGGATTGGCAATGGGAAAAAAATTATCGCAATTGATGGTCATATCGATACCGTTGATGTTGGTAATTTAAAAAATTGGTCATTTGATCCTTTCTCTGGCGAAATAAAAGATGGATTTGTTTTTGGAAGAGGCTCGGTAGACCAGAAAGGTGGAGTTGCATCTTTTATAACTGCAGGTAAAATATTAAAAGAAATTGGACTCAATAACGATGTAACTGTCTATTTTGTTGGCTCAGTAATGGAAGAAGATTGCGATGGTCTTTGCTGGAAATTTATTATTGAAGAAGATAAAATTAAACCTGATGTTGTAATCTTAACGGAACCAACAAAATGCAATATCTATCGCGGACACAGAGGCAGAATGGAAATTGAAGTTGAGTTCAGAGGAATTTCGGCGCATGGATCTGCTCCTGAGCGTGGTAAAAATGCAATTTATATGGCAGCACATTCGTTAATTGAAATTGAAAGACTCAATGAGAACTCAGCTTTTGATGATTTTTTAGGGAAAGGATCAGTAACTGTTTCACAAATTGTTTCTGACAGTCCATCGCTTTGTGCTGTTGCAGATTACTGCAGATTTCATCTTGACCGAAGATTAACCTTTGGAGAAAATAAAGAGCTTGCATTAAATCAAATTGAAAAAATAGTAAGTAAATTTAATGGTGAAGTAAAACTTCTTTATTATGAAGAAACTTCTTTTACTGGCAGAAAATATGGGATGGAAAAATATTATCCAACCTGGAAAATG is drawn from Ignavibacteria bacterium and contains these coding sequences:
- the ygfK gene encoding putative selenate reductase subunit YgfK, which produces MARVMKTISFKQLLNWVFSEFQKENLIFGIPESKFFKKQNSKTFQIFNQNLETPFGPAAGPHTQLAQNIIASYLVGGRFIELKTVQILDNLEIEKPCIDVEDEGYNVEWSQELSLHESFNEYLKAWLLIHLLKKVFRHSENSYPGFVFNMSVGYDLKGIQSEKVDDFIEKIKDARKSELFEKYLNELLNFISDSKFEPIKNFSREDLIETLQNIPPEISNSVTLSTMHGCPINEIESIAKYLIKEKRLNTYVKLNPTLLGYEFVRDILDRLGYDYILLKNESFEHDLKFEEAIPMIKRLQEFAKQNGKEFGIKLSNTLGVINTKKRLPGEEMYLSGRTLFPLTINLAYKISKELNGEISISYSGGANIFNSKKIIQTGIYPVTYATELLKPGGYFRLHQIVEDFEADENQFEINSSKVNLDKLKELCDEVFQNDFYKKDFKETTVVSIKKSLPLFDCYIAPCEVTCPIEQDVSEYAYLVSQGRFIEAFETIIEKNPLPHITGYICDHQCMTKCTRWEYDLPVLIRDIKKFATEKSFEIYLKNFTQNFQSNRNEIKVAVVGAGPSGLSAAYFLARAGFNVTIFEKTDKAGGTVRHTIPQFRIPQDVIDKDVEFIRLHGVDVVYNVKPDLRIDELKAQGFKYIFIGIGAEIPNELKIDARGNIFDALDFLKRFNRKESFNLGKKVAVIGGGNSAMDAARAALRCDGVEQVLIIYRRALKYMPADREEIDAAMKDGVKFFDLLQPVEFQNGILKCQKMKPGEFDQDGRPKSIPVENEFEEFRIDSVITAIGEHTDYEFLKRNKIDFDSKLKLLVNAETNETNIENVFVGGDTLRGPSTVVESISDGKKAAEEIIRREGINVNFKLKKDYRKEMISRQIELRGKIKFSFDDDLIKEASRCLMCDSVCNKCVEVCPNRANVSINVDDGFKDQFQIVHIDKICNECGNCETFCPYNGKPFKDKFTIFSDEIEFNRSESPGFFINGEFIYIRTNKNNVAQRIKLEDLKNLSGDYQFIQRENEKIWKLTEILVKDYSYLLEA
- a CDS encoding YgeY family selenium metabolism-linked hydrolase; translation: MNLSKEILAKANQYRDYTARNLSKLVQTKSLSTKEKQVAELIKSMMEEASFDEVFIDGLGNVIGRIGNGKKIIAIDGHIDTVDVGNLKNWSFDPFSGEIKDGFVFGRGSVDQKGGVASFITAGKILKEIGLNNDVTVYFVGSVMEEDCDGLCWKFIIEEDKIKPDVVILTEPTKCNIYRGHRGRMEIEVEFRGISAHGSAPERGKNAIYMAAHSLIEIERLNENSAFDDFLGKGSVTVSQIVSDSPSLCAVADYCRFHLDRRLTFGENKELALNQIEKIVSKFNGEVKLLYYEETSFTGRKYGMEKYYPTWKMELDHPAVQNGIKSYKDLFNSDPVIDKWTFSTNGVVIRGLYGIPAIGFGPGDEVFAHAPDERIPIDDLVKASAFYAMYCQTF